Proteins from one Cystobacter ferrugineus genomic window:
- a CDS encoding type VI immunity family protein, with amino-acid sequence MSEHCPTIRIYAQDGSILIRDGLSICFYMRRHHHEVAQSVVRSLETYLQAFDPEALGWYMDDEGDPQELDDAGWAHIQSQMQQSSPIITLSDNPREAGPYQFEYFGKNLEAPPFINNPHAVCALEFWLPTEFLEERGPARVRELALALAAPLPFNSGHVSLSLNALHQLAGVSDELRQLRRRYPGLDVHGLGHLGLHIGTRIPGPHWLTFLGPPVLGELGGVPGLRSRLVSPDISVQPLDAERALVTLGEWPDAGDTTRGHPLPLHRELARVLEPWLYHEPPLRDPVAAEDTLRWERRFLD; translated from the coding sequence ATGAGCGAGCACTGCCCGACCATCCGCATCTACGCGCAAGATGGCAGCATCCTGATACGAGACGGATTGAGCATTTGCTTCTACATGCGCCGCCATCACCACGAGGTGGCACAAAGCGTCGTGCGTTCCCTGGAGACGTATTTACAAGCCTTTGATCCAGAAGCACTCGGCTGGTATATGGATGACGAAGGGGACCCGCAGGAGTTGGATGACGCGGGCTGGGCACACATCCAAAGCCAGATGCAACAGAGCAGCCCCATCATCACGTTGTCAGACAACCCCCGCGAAGCTGGTCCCTATCAGTTCGAATATTTTGGCAAGAACCTCGAAGCCCCGCCCTTCATCAACAACCCCCATGCGGTCTGTGCGTTGGAGTTCTGGCTGCCCACCGAGTTCCTGGAGGAACGAGGGCCCGCGCGCGTGCGCGAACTGGCCCTCGCCCTGGCCGCTCCCCTCCCCTTCAACTCCGGCCATGTCAGCCTCTCCCTCAACGCCCTGCACCAACTCGCGGGCGTCTCCGATGAACTCCGGCAGTTGCGCCGGCGCTACCCGGGCCTGGACGTCCATGGACTGGGACACCTTGGTCTGCACATCGGCACACGGATACCAGGTCCCCACTGGCTGACCTTCCTCGGTCCGCCCGTCCTTGGCGAGTTGGGCGGCGTCCCGGGGCTGCGCTCCCGCCTCGTCTCCCCGGACATCTCCGTGCAACCCCTGGACGCCGAGCGCGCCCTCGTCACCCTCGGCGAGTGGCCCGACGCGGGTGACACCACCCGGGGACACCCCCTGCCCCTGCACCGTGAGCTGGCCCGCGTGTTGGAGCCCTGGCTCTACCACGAGCCTCCCCTTCGCGACCCCGTGGCCGCCGAGGACACTCTCCGCTGGGAGCGCCGCTTCCTCGACTGA
- a CDS encoding 2TM domain-containing protein yields MADTRQQPPRFTQDEAAEIVREATSRMFDRRQEHPSTGSRQLTREDLLALARELGVSEDAVEQVLADRAKRRKRQSRRRGALIGLAAHGMSYGIVMSGLAIVDAMSGPGWWFQWPAVAWGMGLAFHVMGLVLGALKRAGTE; encoded by the coding sequence ATGGCTGACACCCGGCAACAACCGCCGCGCTTTACCCAGGACGAGGCGGCGGAGATCGTTCGTGAGGCCACCTCGCGCATGTTCGATCGCCGGCAGGAGCACCCCTCCACCGGGTCGCGTCAGCTCACGCGCGAGGATCTCCTCGCCCTGGCGCGCGAGCTGGGCGTGAGCGAGGACGCCGTGGAGCAGGTGCTCGCCGACCGGGCGAAGAGGCGCAAGCGCCAGTCTCGTCGCCGGGGCGCGTTGATCGGCCTGGCGGCCCACGGCATGAGCTACGGCATCGTCATGAGCGGGCTCGCCATCGTGGACGCGATGAGCGGCCCGGGGTGGTGGTTCCAATGGCCCGCGGTGGCCTGGGGCATGGGCCTCGCCTTCCATGTCATGGGCCTGGTGCTCGGTGCCCTGAAGCGCGCCGGCACCGAGTAG
- a CDS encoding DUF3396 domain-containing protein: MAHALNVYLEAVGMNALAWYPDDEGDWSKLDAPRWEALRSELLAPDSPGAHVFKMCERPDAAPSYEVEYCGKDREDLLLGAVCALSFWLPTEYMEEHGPEKVRALALELAGPLPFCSAHAGLAFKHIGTPKELRTLRLRYPGMDDCDLMRVSWTLGTRVRGPSWMNFLGPPVLHELGGAQGLRSHLSSPGINVQELPGERALITLGPWPDAGDTEQGRDLPHYRELARVLEPWLYHEPSLQDPVASEETRRWERRFLD; this comes from the coding sequence GTGGCTCATGCCCTGAACGTCTACCTGGAGGCCGTGGGGATGAACGCACTCGCGTGGTATCCCGATGACGAGGGCGATTGGTCCAAGTTGGATGCCCCCAGGTGGGAAGCACTTCGAAGCGAGCTCCTCGCCCCTGACTCTCCAGGTGCTCACGTCTTCAAGATGTGCGAGCGCCCGGATGCAGCTCCCAGCTACGAAGTCGAGTACTGCGGAAAGGATCGCGAGGATCTCCTCTTGGGAGCCGTCTGTGCGTTGTCCTTCTGGCTACCTACCGAATACATGGAAGAACATGGCCCGGAGAAGGTGCGAGCGCTTGCGTTGGAACTGGCCGGCCCCCTGCCCTTCTGTTCGGCTCATGCGGGCCTCGCCTTCAAGCACATCGGGACGCCCAAGGAACTCCGCACGCTGCGACTCCGCTATCCGGGAATGGATGATTGCGACTTGATGAGGGTGTCTTGGACCCTTGGCACACGGGTCAGAGGTCCTTCCTGGATGAACTTCCTGGGCCCTCCCGTGCTCCACGAACTGGGAGGCGCCCAGGGGTTGCGCTCCCACCTGTCCTCTCCAGGCATCAACGTCCAGGAGTTGCCCGGAGAGCGAGCCCTCATCACCCTGGGCCCTTGGCCCGATGCGGGTGATACCGAGCAGGGCCGCGACCTGCCCCATTACCGTGAGCTGGCGCGTGTATTGGAACCGTGGCTCTACCACGAGCCCTCCCTCCAAGACCCCGTGGCATCGGAGGAGACACGCCGATGGGAGCGCCGCTTCCTCGATTGA
- the map gene encoding type I methionyl aminopeptidase gives MTDVSTERVPPAVLPKPNDVCWCGSGTKYKKCHRGADAVEARKRGPEARSRGIRPGIVSPMRSVPLHIPRPDYAVTGRPSRGGPISDVQSPDVIARMRRACKAAAEVMNATAAHLRVGITTDEIDAIAHEEYIRRGGYPSPLNYHGFPKSLCTSINEVICHGIPDNRPLEDGDIINLDITIFLDGVHGDCSATYLIGNVDAESRRLVEVTKECLMLGIEAVKPGRPINDIGRAIEAHATKNHMGVVRAYCGHGIGERFHSSLQIPHHFDPEAKTIMLPGMTFTVEPMITLGHWHHRQWDDGWTAVTADGSRTAQFEHTLVVTDQGAEILTVA, from the coding sequence ATGACCGACGTTTCCACTGAACGTGTTCCCCCCGCCGTGCTTCCCAAGCCCAATGACGTCTGTTGGTGTGGGAGTGGCACCAAGTACAAGAAGTGCCACCGGGGCGCGGACGCCGTGGAGGCACGCAAGCGAGGGCCCGAGGCCCGCTCGCGGGGCATCCGGCCGGGCATCGTCAGCCCCATGCGCTCCGTCCCGCTGCACATCCCCCGGCCCGACTACGCGGTCACCGGGCGTCCCTCCCGCGGCGGTCCCATCTCCGACGTGCAGAGCCCCGACGTCATCGCCCGCATGCGTCGCGCCTGCAAGGCCGCCGCCGAGGTGATGAACGCGACGGCCGCCCACCTGCGTGTCGGCATCACCACGGACGAGATCGACGCCATCGCGCACGAGGAGTACATCCGTCGCGGCGGCTACCCCAGTCCCCTCAACTACCACGGCTTCCCCAAGTCGCTGTGCACCTCGATCAACGAGGTCATCTGCCACGGCATCCCCGACAACCGGCCGCTCGAGGACGGTGACATCATCAACCTCGACATCACCATCTTCCTGGATGGGGTGCACGGGGACTGCTCGGCCACCTACCTCATCGGCAACGTGGACGCCGAGAGCCGGCGCCTGGTGGAGGTGACGAAGGAGTGCCTCATGCTCGGCATCGAGGCGGTGAAGCCGGGCCGGCCCATCAACGACATCGGCCGGGCCATCGAGGCGCACGCGACCAAGAACCACATGGGCGTGGTGCGCGCCTACTGCGGCCACGGCATCGGCGAGCGCTTCCACAGCTCGCTCCAGATTCCCCACCACTTCGACCCCGAGGCCAAGACGATCATGCTCCCGGGCATGACGTTCACCGTCGAGCCGATGATCACCCTCGGCCATTGGCACCACCGGCAGTGGGACGATGGGTGGACCGCCGTCACCGCCGACGGCAGCCGCACCGCCCAGTTCGAGCACACCCTGGTGGTGACGGATCAGGGCGCGGAGATCCTCACCGTCGCCTGA
- a CDS encoding MBL fold metallo-hydrolase: MPKGSVFGGKAHGLRLERMSASPLFREGIFHNTTGVGRGLKSGSTLPTLGEFFTGGQARKPPGLLPTENPLATWARPVDTGLRATWLGHSTVLLEMDGLRVLTDPVWGERASPFALLGPKRFQPMPVEIARLPPLDAVIISHDHYDHLDHPSVLELARLGVPFYTSLGVGAHLEAWGVPPERITELDWWESALLPRGELRITAAPSQHFSGRGLGDSNRTLWSSFVVESPRHKVFFSGDTGLTPEYAEIRQRLGPFDLVMLEVGAFHEAWGSIHLGPANALEALELLGGGTLLPVHWGTFNLALHAWDEPAETLLRLGTERGARLVMPRAGAPVEPSRMEGVEPWWRAVGSGAPEPQEPPEAQATVRISAP; the protein is encoded by the coding sequence ATGCCCAAGGGTTCCGTCTTCGGCGGAAAGGCCCACGGCCTCCGCCTCGAGCGCATGTCCGCGTCACCCCTCTTCCGCGAGGGGATCTTCCACAACACGACCGGGGTGGGCCGGGGGCTCAAGTCCGGCAGCACGCTGCCGACACTCGGCGAGTTCTTCACCGGGGGCCAGGCGCGCAAGCCCCCCGGACTGCTGCCCACGGAGAACCCGCTCGCGACCTGGGCCCGGCCGGTGGACACGGGCCTGCGGGCGACGTGGCTCGGCCACTCCACGGTGCTGCTGGAGATGGATGGACTGCGCGTGCTCACGGACCCTGTCTGGGGCGAGCGCGCCTCCCCCTTCGCCCTGCTCGGCCCCAAGCGCTTCCAGCCCATGCCGGTGGAGATCGCGCGGTTGCCCCCGCTGGACGCGGTGATCATCTCGCACGACCACTATGATCACCTGGATCATCCGAGCGTGCTGGAGCTGGCGCGCCTGGGGGTGCCCTTCTACACGTCGCTCGGGGTGGGCGCGCACCTGGAGGCATGGGGCGTGCCCCCCGAGCGCATCACCGAGCTGGACTGGTGGGAGTCCGCGCTCCTGCCGCGCGGCGAGCTGCGCATCACCGCCGCGCCCTCACAACACTTCTCGGGGCGGGGGCTGGGCGACAGCAACCGCACGCTCTGGTCCTCGTTCGTGGTGGAGAGCCCGCGGCACAAGGTGTTCTTCAGCGGCGACACGGGACTGACGCCCGAGTACGCGGAGATCCGCCAGCGGCTCGGGCCATTCGATCTGGTGATGCTGGAGGTGGGCGCGTTCCACGAGGCCTGGGGAAGCATCCACCTGGGGCCGGCCAACGCGCTCGAGGCGCTGGAGCTGCTCGGCGGGGGAACGCTGCTACCGGTGCACTGGGGCACGTTCAACCTCGCCCTGCACGCCTGGGACGAGCCGGCGGAGACGCTCTTGCGCCTGGGAACGGAGCGGGGCGCACGGCTGGTGATGCCCCGCGCGGGCGCCCCGGTGGAACCCTCCCGGATGGAGGGGGTGGAGCCCTGGTGGCGCGCCGTGGGTTCCGGCGCACCCGAGCCCCAGGAGCCCCCGGAGGCTCAGGCGACGGTGAGGATCTCCGCGCCCTGA
- a CDS encoding LLM class flavin-dependent oxidoreductase produces the protein MSGGTPRGSGPALRLSVLDQSPIPEGSTGAEALKNTLDLARHTDALGYHRYWVAEHHGGTMLACASPEALIGSIAQATSHLRVGSGGVMLPHYSPFKVAETFSMLSGLAPGRIDLGLGRAPGSDRLTALALQRDRRYQMPDDFPSQLAELLGYLAGELPADHAFARLTLPGLPEVPEPWLLGSSPQSGIWAAEAGLPYAFADFIQPVGVPIAARYREEFTPSRWLDAPRVLVAVWALCAATDAEAERLASSIKMAGAMLVRGQPIPVPPVDTALRFLSNLGGMSALPFRERRLIVGSPARVKESIETVAREYGADEVMIVTITHEHAARRRSYELIANAFGLPRPLPTKG, from the coding sequence ATGAGCGGCGGAACACCCCGCGGAAGCGGCCCGGCGCTGCGCCTGAGCGTGTTGGATCAATCCCCCATCCCCGAGGGCTCGACGGGAGCCGAGGCCCTGAAGAACACGCTGGACCTCGCCCGGCACACGGACGCGCTCGGCTATCACCGCTACTGGGTGGCGGAGCACCACGGGGGCACCATGCTCGCCTGCGCGAGCCCCGAGGCGCTCATCGGCTCCATCGCCCAGGCGACCTCACACCTGCGCGTGGGCAGCGGCGGCGTGATGCTGCCCCACTACAGCCCCTTCAAGGTCGCCGAGACCTTCAGCATGCTCAGCGGCCTCGCTCCGGGACGCATCGACCTGGGACTCGGCCGCGCACCGGGCTCGGACCGGCTCACCGCGCTCGCGCTCCAGCGCGACCGCCGCTACCAGATGCCCGACGACTTCCCGTCCCAGCTCGCGGAGCTGCTGGGCTACCTCGCGGGGGAACTGCCCGCGGACCATGCCTTCGCGCGGCTCACGCTGCCGGGCCTGCCCGAGGTCCCCGAGCCCTGGCTGTTGGGCTCCTCGCCCCAGAGCGGCATCTGGGCGGCGGAGGCGGGCCTGCCCTACGCCTTCGCCGACTTCATCCAGCCGGTGGGCGTGCCCATCGCCGCGCGCTACCGCGAGGAGTTCACCCCCTCGCGCTGGCTCGACGCGCCGCGCGTCCTGGTCGCCGTCTGGGCATTGTGCGCGGCCACCGATGCGGAAGCCGAGCGGCTCGCCTCCAGCATCAAGATGGCGGGGGCCATGCTGGTGCGAGGCCAGCCCATCCCCGTGCCCCCGGTCGACACCGCGCTGCGCTTCCTGAGCAACCTGGGCGGCATGTCGGCACTTCCCTTCCGGGAACGGCGGCTGATCGTCGGCTCGCCCGCGCGGGTGAAAGAATCCATCGAGACGGTGGCGCGGGAGTATGGGGCCGACGAGGTGATGATCGTCACCATCACGCACGAGCACGCGGCGCGCCGCCGCTCCTACGAGCTCATCGCCAACGCCTTCGGCCTGCCCCGGCCCCTGCCCACCAAGGGCTGA
- a CDS encoding aldo/keto reductase: MEKRKLGSLEVSVVGLGCNNFGWRLDAQGTATVVEAALDAGINFFDTATLYGEGKSEEFLGRALGKRRSQVIIASKFGHPGEGPGKGGRPAYLQQAIETSLRRLGTDYIDLYQLHMPDPETPIADTLGTLDALVRAGKVREIGCSNFSAAQLREAAQAVRPGAARFVSVQNEYSLLHREPEAEVLPESERGQLAFLPYFPLASGLLTGKYRPGQAPPEGSRLSGGGLANRFLTEENISRAEELRRHAESRGHTLLELAFSWLLARRPVASVIAGATSAEQVRANVAAAGWRLDAADLAKVDAITGSTSR; the protein is encoded by the coding sequence ATGGAGAAACGGAAACTGGGGTCGCTCGAGGTGTCGGTGGTCGGCCTGGGCTGCAACAACTTCGGATGGCGCCTGGACGCCCAGGGCACCGCCACCGTCGTGGAGGCCGCGCTCGACGCGGGCATCAACTTCTTCGACACGGCCACCCTGTATGGCGAGGGGAAGAGCGAGGAGTTCCTCGGCCGCGCGCTCGGCAAGCGCCGGAGCCAGGTCATCATCGCCAGCAAGTTCGGCCACCCCGGCGAGGGCCCGGGCAAGGGCGGCAGGCCCGCCTATCTCCAGCAGGCCATCGAGACGAGCCTGCGCCGCCTGGGCACGGACTACATCGACCTCTACCAGCTCCACATGCCGGATCCCGAGACGCCCATCGCGGACACGCTGGGCACCCTCGATGCGCTCGTGCGCGCGGGGAAGGTGCGAGAGATTGGCTGCTCGAACTTCTCGGCGGCCCAGTTGCGCGAGGCCGCCCAGGCCGTGCGCCCCGGCGCGGCGCGCTTCGTGAGCGTGCAGAACGAATACAGCCTCCTGCACCGTGAGCCGGAGGCCGAGGTGCTCCCGGAGTCCGAGCGCGGCCAGCTCGCGTTCCTCCCCTACTTCCCCCTGGCCAGTGGACTGCTCACCGGCAAGTACCGCCCGGGACAGGCCCCGCCCGAGGGCAGCCGCCTGAGTGGAGGTGGGCTGGCCAATCGCTTCCTCACCGAGGAGAACATCTCCCGCGCCGAGGAGCTGCGCCGCCATGCCGAGTCGCGCGGACACACGCTGCTGGAGCTCGCCTTCTCGTGGTTGCTGGCGCGGCGGCCCGTCGCCTCGGTGATCGCCGGGGCGACCTCGGCCGAGCAGGTGCGCGCCAACGTGGCCGCGGCCGGCTGGCGGCTCGACGCGGCGGACCTCGCGAAGGTCGACGCCATCACCGGGAGCACCTCTCGATGA
- a CDS encoding type II toxin-antitoxin system VapC family toxin: protein MRIYVETNEKSEAWSAVTGMLVSSTQEAEQRLESVSERLLRHQVLPLTNEVIRAGLKYREDYGLSPPDALVLASVLRDPALGQGPSCFMNRNTKDFDEPSIKNELEKYGCKLKGSFEAGLAYVHAALC from the coding sequence TTGAGGATCTACGTCGAGACAAACGAGAAGAGTGAGGCCTGGTCTGCGGTGACTGGCATGCTGGTGAGCAGTACACAGGAAGCGGAACAGCGGCTCGAGTCCGTCAGCGAACGGTTGCTCCGACACCAGGTACTGCCACTGACGAACGAGGTCATCAGAGCGGGGCTGAAGTATCGAGAGGACTACGGGCTCTCTCCGCCGGACGCGCTGGTCCTGGCCTCCGTCCTGCGAGATCCCGCCCTGGGGCAAGGACCCTCCTGCTTCATGAACAGGAACACCAAGGATTTCGATGAGCCGTCCATCAAGAACGAGTTGGAGAAGTATGGCTGCAAGTTGAAGGGCAGCTTCGAGGCCGGACTCGCCTACGTGCACGCGGCGCTGTGCTAG
- a CDS encoding metallophosphoesterase family protein, with product MPWKHADMVRWLHPQHLIRSGMDALVASIFGVRADHRLIVAVGRPQPPYFDYSDEAAGEDFWLDYVADTGDGWNSTYAVARLLAKPSLELKDPNGDTHALERGRILVFGGDQVYPGASRDTYEERLAQPYREAMSRSPDPSPHLFAIPGNHDWYDGLAAFMRLFCADRWFAGRRTRQSRSYFALKLPRGWWLVGTDVQLNSDIDVPQLEYFRQTATYMQPGDRIILCNAEPAWIHAATTPHPRGYMENNLEYLQEKVFGRRISLFLAGDLHHYKRHEDAEGRQKITAGGGGAFMHPTHAPRALRLRDGCEQKKCFPDEKTSRELTRQNLMLIRHSPFFGLLTGALYLILALSAYTELGSHGLLNIHEALRQLAASLVNRPMSLVVGAATLGGLVGFADPAFGRWRVPMGLVHGLAHIACAFLVAWGAMYFTVSTLGICAEPPSPKLAAFIIPGANACAGGWTHMWAKFLLGTFLTFAGGFLVGPFVMGLYLTVSLNNFGAHSNEAFISLAIPDWKNFLRLRIDPEGQLTVYPVGLERVPRKWKATHADRYSPAYDPDDPQATDPILIEPPVRVMPREQAP from the coding sequence ATGCCCTGGAAGCACGCGGACATGGTGCGCTGGCTCCACCCCCAGCACCTCATCCGCTCGGGCATGGACGCGCTCGTGGCCAGCATCTTCGGCGTACGCGCGGACCACCGGCTCATCGTGGCCGTGGGGCGTCCGCAGCCGCCCTACTTCGACTACTCGGACGAGGCCGCGGGCGAGGACTTCTGGCTCGACTACGTGGCGGACACCGGGGACGGGTGGAACTCCACCTATGCCGTGGCGCGGCTGCTGGCCAAACCCTCGCTGGAGCTGAAGGATCCAAACGGAGACACGCACGCGCTGGAGCGCGGACGCATCCTCGTGTTCGGCGGTGACCAGGTGTACCCGGGCGCGAGCCGCGACACGTACGAGGAGCGCCTGGCGCAGCCCTACCGCGAGGCGATGTCGCGCTCGCCCGACCCCAGCCCCCACCTGTTCGCCATCCCCGGCAACCACGACTGGTACGACGGCCTGGCCGCCTTCATGCGGCTGTTCTGCGCGGACCGCTGGTTCGCCGGGCGCCGCACGCGCCAGAGCCGCAGCTACTTCGCCCTCAAGCTGCCGCGCGGCTGGTGGCTCGTCGGCACCGACGTCCAGCTCAACAGCGACATCGACGTGCCCCAGCTCGAGTACTTCCGCCAGACGGCCACGTACATGCAGCCGGGAGACCGCATCATCCTGTGCAACGCGGAGCCGGCGTGGATCCACGCGGCCACCACGCCCCACCCCCGGGGCTACATGGAGAACAACCTGGAGTACCTCCAGGAGAAGGTGTTCGGCCGGCGCATCAGCCTCTTCCTCGCCGGGGACCTGCACCACTACAAGCGGCACGAGGACGCCGAGGGCCGGCAGAAGATCACCGCGGGCGGCGGCGGGGCCTTCATGCACCCCACCCATGCCCCCCGGGCCCTGCGGCTGCGGGACGGGTGCGAGCAGAAGAAGTGCTTTCCCGACGAGAAGACCTCGCGGGAGCTCACGCGCCAGAACCTGATGCTCATCCGCCACAGTCCCTTCTTCGGACTGCTCACGGGCGCGCTCTACCTGATCCTCGCGCTGTCGGCGTACACGGAGCTGGGCAGCCACGGACTGTTGAACATCCACGAGGCCCTGCGGCAACTGGCCGCCTCGCTGGTGAACCGGCCCATGTCGCTGGTGGTGGGCGCGGCGACGCTCGGGGGGCTGGTGGGGTTCGCGGATCCCGCCTTCGGGCGCTGGCGCGTGCCCATGGGACTGGTGCATGGCCTGGCGCACATCGCCTGTGCGTTCCTCGTGGCCTGGGGCGCGATGTACTTCACCGTCAGCACCCTGGGCATCTGCGCCGAGCCACCGTCCCCGAAGCTCGCGGCCTTCATCATCCCCGGCGCCAATGCCTGCGCCGGCGGGTGGACGCACATGTGGGCCAAGTTCCTGCTGGGCACCTTCCTGACCTTCGCGGGTGGCTTCCTCGTGGGCCCCTTCGTCATGGGCCTGTACCTCACGGTGAGCCTCAACAACTTCGGCGCCCACTCCAACGAGGCCTTCATCTCCCTGGCCATCCCCGACTGGAAGAACTTCCTGCGGCTGCGCATCGACCCGGAAGGGCAGCTCACCGTGTACCCCGTGGGCCTGGAGCGCGTGCCCCGCAAGTGGAAGGCGACCCACGCCGATCGCTACTCTCCCGCCTATGATCCGGACGACCCCCAGGCCACCGACCCCATCCTCATCGAGCCGCCCGTGCGGGTGATGCCTCGGGAGCAGGCTCCCTAG
- a CDS encoding acyl-CoA thioesterase, translated as MNDFPVTVRFPIQWSDMDAFGHVNNARYFTWFEAARIAYMVRVGLVSPEMRKPEGEGVGPIVAATNAEYLRPVVYPAELVVGARVTRIGTTSFTMEFAVEDANSGVRYARGGAVMVTLRYANHQKVAVPAEVRAAIEVVETRVFE; from the coding sequence ATGAACGACTTCCCCGTCACCGTCCGCTTTCCCATCCAATGGTCCGACATGGACGCGTTCGGCCACGTGAACAATGCGCGCTACTTCACCTGGTTCGAGGCGGCGCGCATCGCGTACATGGTCCGCGTCGGGCTGGTGAGTCCCGAGATGCGCAAGCCCGAGGGGGAGGGCGTGGGTCCCATCGTCGCCGCGACGAACGCGGAGTACCTGCGTCCGGTCGTCTACCCGGCGGAGCTGGTGGTGGGCGCGCGTGTCACGCGCATCGGCACGACGAGCTTCACCATGGAGTTCGCCGTGGAGGACGCGAACAGCGGGGTGCGCTACGCGCGCGGCGGCGCGGTGATGGTGACCCTGCGCTACGCCAACCACCAGAAGGTGGCCGTGCCCGCCGAGGTGCGCGCCGCCATCGAGGTCGTGGAGACCCGCGTCTTCGAGTGA
- a CDS encoding DUF962 domain-containing protein gives MNERIPTYAEFWPHYLREHSLASTRWLHFLGTSLAVCLAGTATLTGRVGLLPAALVAGYGFAWVSHFTLEKNRPATFTYPLWSLLSDFRMAGLMLVGRLDKHLARAGVRDEDDQSGGHLQPIPLPVRSNHRRHGR, from the coding sequence ATGAACGAGCGAATCCCAACCTACGCTGAGTTCTGGCCCCACTACCTGCGCGAGCACTCCCTGGCGAGCACCCGGTGGTTGCACTTCCTGGGCACCTCCCTCGCGGTCTGCCTGGCGGGCACCGCCACGCTGACGGGCCGGGTGGGGCTGCTGCCGGCCGCGTTGGTGGCGGGTTATGGTTTCGCCTGGGTGAGCCACTTCACCCTCGAGAAGAACCGTCCGGCGACCTTCACCTATCCGCTGTGGTCGCTCCTCTCGGACTTCCGCATGGCGGGACTGATGCTCGTGGGCCGGTTGGACAAGCACCTGGCGCGCGCGGGCGTGCGCGACGAGGATGATCAGTCCGGCGGTCACTTACAGCCCATCCCCCTCCCCGTGCGCAGCAACCACCGCCGGCACGGGCGCTGA